GGGCCTCCTTATCACCTGTTTAGCCATCAGGAAGGGCGGCTGGAAACGAGCAAAGGGGAAATGGCGTTGATTGGAATTCTTTTTAATCTGGAGAAACTATGAAAACTTGCCAGGACATAAAACCGGCGGCGAGCATTGACGCCATCATCCATTATGCGGAAGCGATGCTTGGCGTTCGTTTCACGAAAGTCAGAAAGAATCGGTACAACGCACAGTGCCCTTTCCACGCCGACACCGAAAACAGCTTCAGGGTTTATGTCAACAAGGATGATGAGGTCCGGTTCCATTGCTTCGGCGCCTGCAAAGGCGATTGGGATATTTATGACCTGATCATGCTGCGCAGGAAATGTCGTTCCGGAAAGGCGCAGCAGGTTTGGGCTGAGCATCTGGGGATGGCTGACTTCAAGTTTGACGCCGGCAGGGTCTCCTCCATTCCTGAACCTGACGAGACGCCGGAGCCCGATGTTCCGGTTGTATTCATCGAACCATTGAAACTTGATCAAAAGAATGCCGCCTCTTTGGATGAGGCCGCCAGCTTTTACAATGGCCTTCTGGTTTCGCATAAAAACCGGTTCAAACACATTTGGGAATATCTTGCCAGCCGGGGTGTTGGACAAGACGCCATAAGCAAGTTCAACATCGGCTACGCCCCTCCTTATAGCGATGAACAGCACCGAGGCAGGGCGCTGGTAGACAGCTTCCTGCCACGCTTTGAAAAAAAGAACGAAACATTCAGCGCCGTCACGGATGCCGGCCTGGCCAGATTATTAAACGACAACAGCGTAAAAGGATATGGATATTATTGCCGGCAGATCGACTTCAGTCGTAAATATCCGTTTTCTAGAAATTACTGTGATGCTTTAGCTGGACGGATAGTGTTTCCTATTTGTGATTCAACATCTCTCACGACTGGATTGGCCGGCAGAAACCCGGGCGATAGGGGCGTACGTTGGCTTAAACAACAGAGCAGAGAAGTCCCCCTTTCCGATAGAGCGCGTCTTTTCGGCCTTGAAAAGGCTGCCCAATATATCCGGCAATACCGGACAATCATTCTGGTGGAGGGCGTCTTTGACTATTTTGCATTCTACAATCTTCTCCAGGACATGGGTAAACCGGCGTTGGTTTCGACATTGGGCTCCTATGTCACCCCCGAAGCGGCTGCAATTATAACAAGCCTTGATATTGAGCACTTCATTGTCGCTTACAATTGGGACGAACTCGGCAGAAACGGCATTGAACGGATGGCGGCCAAATCAAACGGGTGGGTCTATTACCTTGGCGGTCCATCTAAGGATCAGTCTCCCTACGATCTATTAAAGCCAGTGCTCGACGCCATCAACGGGTTTTCCCGAGGAGCATCTCATGATCTATGCGCGATGCTTCCGAAAACAAAAATTAAAACAGGTACAGGCGGGCATAATAAGGTGCAGCCGCCCTCTGTTGCAGTCGCCTGCAGTGGAAAAACTGCTTCAGACTAAGGAGGATAGACATGAACGTTAAACTAACCGTCGGCATGATCATGGCCGGACTGGTATTTGTATTCATCATTCAAAATTTTGCGGTGATGGAGCTTGGATTTTTATTCTGGACGCTATCCATGCCCTTGGCATTGCTGCTGTTCCTGATCCTGTCTGCAGGCATTTTCATGGGCTGGCTGCTGCGCGGCAGCTTCATTAGAAGGAAAGGCATTGCCCAAGATGGTCAAAATGCTGCGTAACATACGAAAGTCATAAGAATACTCAAAATCGAGAAGATGGAGAGAAAAATGAAATGCGAAACAATTAAGCCAGTCGACATGGATTCGCTTTCAGCGGTGAGTTGTCGGCAGGGGGCTGGTTGTAAGCAACAAAAATCGGGCTTTCAGCCAACCCGATGCTTAGTGGTTGATGATGACTTCACGATCATTGAATACGTGGTCCAGCTGCTTGAACTGCTTGGATTTTTAAGGGTGGAAACCGCCCAAGGGCAACCTGACGTGATGAACAAACTCACTGCCGGCTCATACGAACTATTGATCACGGATTTGGAGATGCCGGACATGAATGGCTACCATCTGACCCAAACAGTCAAACAGGATGCGCCTGACACCAAAACAATCATCATGACGGGCCGTCATAAAGCCTATTGCCGCGCAATGATGGCTTCATGGTGGGTGGACGGGTGGCTTTTCAAGCCTTTTAAACTAAAGGAACTGCGCTCCATGTTGTCGTTGCTTGGATTGCTTAAGACCTGAAAGCCCGGACACGCAGAGAAATCACTGCGACTATGCACTCAAAAACGAATGGTTCAATTTCCGGCATTAGGCTGCCAGCCGTTTAGCAAGAAACGCTGAGGAGGCCAAACCGCCTGTGCTATTTCCCAAGTGAACTGAAGGAGACCCTAAAATGACAGTTAAAGCAATGAAATATGGCGCAAAAGCACGAAGTAAAATGATGCAGGGGATTAACAACCTGGCTGACGCGGTACAAGTTACCCTCGGGCCCAAAGGGCGTCATGTGCTCATAAATAAAACCTGGGGCTCTCCCAAAATAACCAAGGACGGGGTGACTGTCGCCAAGGAAATAGTATTGGAGGACCGGTTTGAAAACATAGGTGCGCAAATGGTTATGGAGGTGGCTTTCAAGACCTCGGATGAAGCCGGAGACGGCACGACCACGGCGACCATCCTGGCCCGGGCCATCTATCGGGAGGGCTCAAAGCTCGTGGCTGCCGGCGGGAGCCCCATGGCCATAAAGCGGGGGATCGACAAATCCGTCGCCCTGGTGGTGGAGCAGCTAAAAAAAATGTCCAAACCAATAAGGGATACAAAAGATATTGCCCAGGTCGGGGCTATTTCCGCCAACAACGATTCCGCAATCGGCGACCTCATCGCCGAGGCCATGGAAAAAGTCGGCCGACACGGAGTGATTACGGTAGAGGAAGGCAAGGTCATGGAGACAACGCTCAACATTGTCGAGGGGATGCAATTCGACAGCGGCTATCTGAGCCCCTATTTTGTCACAGACACGGTCAAAATGGAGGCCGACATGGAAGATCCCTATGTCCTTTTGCACGAAAAAAAAATCAGCAGCATGCGCGATCTATTGCCCATTCTGGAGCAGGTCATCCAAACCGGTAAGCCCATACTGATTATGGCCGAGGATGTGGATGGAGATGCATTGACTGCTCTGGTGGTCAATAAAATGGGCGGCGCCTTGCGTTGCGCGGCCGTGAAGCCTCCTGGTTTCGGTGACCTCCGCAAGGCCATGTTGGAAGACATCGCCATCCTGACCGGCGGCCGGGCTATCACCGAGGAGCTGGGTCTCGATTTGCAAACGGTGCTCCTGGAGGACCTGGGCTCGGCCAATCGCATTACTGTAAGTAGTGACAGCACGACGATTATCGGAGGCGGTTGCGACCGCAAGGCCCTGGACGGGCGTATCAGTCAGATCAAGGCCCAGATAAAAATGACAACCGATAATTACGACAAGGAAAAACTGCAACAGCGTTTGGCGAAACTGGCAGGAGGCGTTGCCGTTATCCATGTGGGGGCGGCAACTGAATTCGAGATGCAGGAGAAGAAGGATCGGATTGATGATGCGCTCAGCGCCACCCGTGCGGCCGTGGAGGAAGGCATTGTCCCGGGGGGAGGTGTTGCCTACCTGCGCGCCATGACGGTCCTTGCAACGATTAAACTCCCAGGAGAAGAGCAACTTGGCGTCGAACTCATGAAACGCGCCCTTGAAGCCCCGGCCAAGCAAATCGCGGCTAACGCCGGTTTTGAGGGGCCGGTAGTGCTTGCGCGCATTATGGAGGGCGGAGGCAGTTTTGGATTCAACGCTGAAACAGGGACTTATGAAGATCTAATTGAGGCCGGAATCATAGACCCGACCAAGGTGTCACGGTTTGCACTTCAAAACGCTGCTTCCGTGGCCGGCCTCCTCATGACCACGGAAGCCATGATCGCTGACAAACCCCAAAGGGGATCGTCTTTGGCGGCCGCCGCGCCATTGGAAGACTCATATTAGATTGGGAGCCGTTCCTATGGTCACAAGCTCAAGACAAATCGTGAACGAGGTCAACAACACGACGCATTTGGATGAGGCGCTGTCGCTGGTCGTGAAGCATTCCAGATCGTTCATGGGGGCGGATGCATGCTCCGTCTATATTTGTGACAAACAAAACGGCCGGTTTAACCTCATGGCGTTTGACGGCGCGATGTCCGACGCAATCGGCAATACTCAGGTCGGGAGCAACGAAGGACTGGTGGGATGGGTGGCGGCGCATGAAGAAGTCATCAACTTGTCAAATGCCGCCGATCATCCCGGCTTCCAGGGTATATCTAATATAAATGACGGGCCTTTTTACGGATTCATGGGCGTGCCCATCATACAGCATGGAAGGGCCGTAGGCGTCCTGGCGGCGCAAAGGTTTGAACGGCGCAGCTTCAGCGATGACGATGTAGCTTTTTTTTCGACCCTGGCTTTTCAGCTTGGCGAGGCCATACATCACCTTCTGGCCAAATGGGAATTAAGCCGGCGGCTGAGTGAACCTTCTCGCGGAAGAATGCGTATTCTTGGAATCCCTTGCGCGCCGGGCCTGTCGACGGGTAATATTGTGCTCTCCCAACCTGCGGATTTACAATCGACGCCAGACCGCATCGCACAGGATATCCAATCGGAACTTAATGCCTTTCAAGCTGCATTGATCGC
This portion of the Desulfatibacillum aliphaticivorans DSM 15576 genome encodes:
- a CDS encoding lipopolysaccharide assembly protein LapA domain-containing protein, giving the protein MNVKLTVGMIMAGLVFVFIIQNFAVMELGFLFWTLSMPLALLLFLILSAGIFMGWLLRGSFIRRKGIAQDGQNAA
- a CDS encoding CHC2 zinc finger domain-containing protein, coding for MKTCQDIKPAASIDAIIHYAEAMLGVRFTKVRKNRYNAQCPFHADTENSFRVYVNKDDEVRFHCFGACKGDWDIYDLIMLRRKCRSGKAQQVWAEHLGMADFKFDAGRVSSIPEPDETPEPDVPVVFIEPLKLDQKNAASLDEAASFYNGLLVSHKNRFKHIWEYLASRGVGQDAISKFNIGYAPPYSDEQHRGRALVDSFLPRFEKKNETFSAVTDAGLARLLNDNSVKGYGYYCRQIDFSRKYPFSRNYCDALAGRIVFPICDSTSLTTGLAGRNPGDRGVRWLKQQSREVPLSDRARLFGLEKAAQYIRQYRTIILVEGVFDYFAFYNLLQDMGKPALVSTLGSYVTPEAAAIITSLDIEHFIVAYNWDELGRNGIERMAAKSNGWVYYLGGPSKDQSPYDLLKPVLDAINGFSRGASHDLCAMLPKTKIKTGTGGHNKVQPPSVAVACSGKTASD
- a CDS encoding response regulator; its protein translation is MKCETIKPVDMDSLSAVSCRQGAGCKQQKSGFQPTRCLVVDDDFTIIEYVVQLLELLGFLRVETAQGQPDVMNKLTAGSYELLITDLEMPDMNGYHLTQTVKQDAPDTKTIIMTGRHKAYCRAMMASWWVDGWLFKPFKLKELRSMLSLLGLLKT
- the groL gene encoding chaperonin GroEL (60 kDa chaperone family; promotes refolding of misfolded polypeptides especially under stressful conditions; forms two stacked rings of heptamers to form a barrel-shaped 14mer; ends can be capped by GroES; misfolded proteins enter the barrel where they are refolded when GroES binds), translated to MTVKAMKYGAKARSKMMQGINNLADAVQVTLGPKGRHVLINKTWGSPKITKDGVTVAKEIVLEDRFENIGAQMVMEVAFKTSDEAGDGTTTATILARAIYREGSKLVAAGGSPMAIKRGIDKSVALVVEQLKKMSKPIRDTKDIAQVGAISANNDSAIGDLIAEAMEKVGRHGVITVEEGKVMETTLNIVEGMQFDSGYLSPYFVTDTVKMEADMEDPYVLLHEKKISSMRDLLPILEQVIQTGKPILIMAEDVDGDALTALVVNKMGGALRCAAVKPPGFGDLRKAMLEDIAILTGGRAITEELGLDLQTVLLEDLGSANRITVSSDSTTIIGGGCDRKALDGRISQIKAQIKMTTDNYDKEKLQQRLAKLAGGVAVIHVGAATEFEMQEKKDRIDDALSATRAAVEEGIVPGGGVAYLRAMTVLATIKLPGEEQLGVELMKRALEAPAKQIAANAGFEGPVVLARIMEGGGSFGFNAETGTYEDLIEAGIIDPTKVSRFALQNAASVAGLLMTTEAMIADKPQRGSSLAAAAPLEDSY